In a genomic window of Desulfovibrionales bacterium:
- a CDS encoding RiPP maturation radical SAM C-methyltransferase — MFRIALISMPWPLFNRPSIQLGALKSYLAAQDDALDISTYPIYLEIAARIGFELYHEISKHSWITEAIYASLLFPEKNTSIHSLINKQKRSKKYKLHFDLSALKSKLSDHHEAFIRSRDWRQFNLIGFSICLNQLTSSLYAIRTLKAKFPEITIVAGGSSCSGEMGRAILSSLPEIEFVISGEGEKPLLSIVRLLKGEVDKPGPGVFYRNSHGVVSGESYDEIDNLSSLPPPDYGDYFNLLQDISPRIPFLPILPVEFSRGCWWRKCRFCNLNLQWHSYRKKSVPQMVGEIKDLTDRYPSIDLAFTDNALPPHQGPELFTALTTLEKDLGIFAELRAGQSAQALALMREGGLKTVQIGIEALSSSLLKRMGKGTTALQNIETMRHCEEMGIIQSGNLITMFPGSTPAEVKETLDALDFVWPFYPLKMASFWLGYGSPVFCTAGKSGIKRTGNHHLYKSFLSKDLFDRLILIQQAYRGDRSRQYALWRPVAKKVEMWRKNYFLLRNRYPSQPLLSYRDGGRFLSIRQVRSDGSVKIHRLHGHSRSIYLYCTTIKSLKDIKGRFPGCLLESLQKFFNELVQKRIMLKENDQYLSLAVREGGLRE; from the coding sequence ATGTTCCGGATAGCCCTGATTTCCATGCCCTGGCCGCTATTTAACCGGCCCTCCATACAACTCGGTGCGCTTAAATCTTACCTTGCAGCGCAGGATGATGCCCTCGATATCTCCACTTACCCGATTTATCTGGAAATCGCCGCCCGGATCGGTTTTGAACTCTACCACGAGATTTCAAAACATAGCTGGATTACCGAGGCTATCTATGCCTCACTCCTCTTTCCGGAAAAAAATACATCGATTCATTCCTTAATAAACAAACAAAAAAGGTCTAAAAAATATAAACTTCATTTTGATCTCTCCGCTCTTAAGTCTAAACTCAGCGATCACCATGAAGCTTTTATACGGTCGAGGGATTGGAGGCAGTTCAACCTAATAGGCTTCTCTATCTGCCTTAATCAGCTTACATCTTCACTCTACGCCATACGTACCCTGAAGGCGAAATTTCCAGAGATAACCATTGTAGCCGGCGGTTCAAGCTGTTCTGGCGAGATGGGACGGGCCATTCTCTCCAGCTTGCCGGAGATAGAGTTTGTCATCTCCGGTGAAGGCGAAAAACCCCTCTTATCCATTGTACGTCTTCTTAAGGGGGAGGTCGATAAACCGGGCCCCGGGGTCTTTTACCGTAACAGCCATGGTGTGGTGTCAGGGGAAAGCTATGACGAGATCGACAATCTAAGCTCACTTCCGCCGCCGGATTATGGAGATTATTTTAACCTCCTACAGGATATATCCCCCCGGATTCCATTCCTGCCTATCCTGCCGGTAGAGTTTTCACGCGGCTGCTGGTGGCGGAAATGCCGCTTTTGTAACCTTAACCTCCAATGGCACAGCTATAGAAAGAAATCTGTACCTCAGATGGTAGGGGAGATCAAGGATTTGACCGATCGCTATCCGTCCATTGATCTGGCCTTCACCGACAATGCGCTGCCGCCTCATCAGGGGCCGGAGCTCTTTACCGCCCTCACCACATTGGAAAAAGACCTTGGCATCTTCGCCGAGCTGCGCGCCGGACAATCTGCCCAAGCCCTGGCCTTAATGCGTGAAGGTGGGCTGAAAACGGTACAGATCGGCATCGAGGCATTAAGTTCTTCTCTGCTAAAGCGAATGGGCAAAGGAACCACAGCCCTCCAGAATATAGAGACCATGAGGCACTGCGAAGAGATGGGCATTATTCAATCCGGCAACCTGATCACGATGTTTCCGGGCAGCACACCGGCTGAAGTGAAGGAGACACTGGACGCCCTTGACTTCGTATGGCCTTTTTATCCATTAAAAATGGCGTCCTTCTGGTTGGGCTACGGCAGTCCGGTCTTTTGTACCGCCGGAAAATCCGGGATTAAGCGGACAGGCAATCACCACCTGTATAAATCGTTTCTGTCAAAAGACCTCTTTGACCGATTAATACTCATACAGCAGGCTTATCGGGGCGATAGATCCCGACAATATGCCTTATGGAGACCGGTAGCGAAAAAGGTGGAAATGTGGCGGAAAAACTATTTTCTTCTGCGAAACCGATATCCGTCTCAACCCCTTCTCTCTTATCGGGATGGGGGCAGGTTTCTCAGCATACGACAGGTAAGATCAGATGGTAGTGTTAAAATCCATAGACTCCACGGTCACTCCCGCAGTATATATCTCTACTGTACGACCATAAAATCACTCAAGGATATAAAAGGAAGATTTCCTGGCTGCTTGCTGGAGTCTTTACAAAAGTTTTTTAATGAATTAGTACAAAAACGTATTATGTTGAAAGAAAATGATCAATATCTCAGCCTGGCGGTCAGAGAAGGAGGACTCAGGGAGTGA
- a CDS encoding EamA family transporter has protein sequence MHNWFSPSIACLILWGIWGFFPKLATNYLPPRSVFIYQAIGTLIVIFSVLISIDFRPEINTRGIIFSILAGLAAALGTVFFLLALAKGKASVVVTMTALYPLITLLLSAIFLKETLTLKQALGVLFSLAALLLFSL, from the coding sequence ATGCATAACTGGTTCTCGCCATCTATCGCTTGCTTAATCCTCTGGGGTATATGGGGCTTTTTCCCAAAACTGGCCACAAATTACCTGCCTCCCAGGAGCGTGTTTATTTACCAGGCCATTGGGACCCTTATAGTAATCTTCTCCGTACTTATATCTATAGACTTCCGCCCTGAGATAAATACCCGGGGGATCATCTTTAGCATACTGGCCGGACTGGCCGCTGCCCTGGGTACGGTCTTTTTTCTGCTGGCCCTGGCTAAAGGCAAGGCATCGGTGGTGGTCACTATGACCGCCCTTTATCCCCTGATTACCCTCTTACTGAGCGCCATATTTCTAAAAGAGACCTTAACCCTGAAACAGGCCCTGGGCGTACTCTTCTCTCTGGCAGCCCTCCTGTTGTTCTCTTTGTAA
- the metG gene encoding methionine--tRNA ligase: MMTFYITTPIYYVNAEPHIGHTYTTLVADAATRFHRLAGDEAFFLTGTDEHGDKVAEAAAGRNMSPKEYADHISSIFRSTWPRLNVAPDHFIRTTDPAHIRAVQHILNKVYEKGDIYFGEYGGLYCTGCERFYLERELIGGKCPDHQVTPVFVKEKNYFFRMSRYQDWLIDHIKNHPEFITPERYRNEALSFLSEPLEDLCISRPRSRLEWGIPLPFDDQFVTYVWFDALINYISGLGWPDSANFQKFWPAAEHIIAKDILKPHAIYWPTMLKSAGIQPYQRLHVHGYWNINESKMSKSLGNVIRPLDLSETYGVDTVRYFLLREMVFGLDATFSEEALIARRNSDLANDLGNLFSRALTMLEKYCNGVIPQPGPNEEIDDILKQRTLEASGHYGRHIKEFAFHKALAEIWEVINHANKYIVRTAPWELAKDEKDRGRLHTVLYNLTETLRVIAIQLSPFLPETAGKMRTALGYQETERPAYADSMTWGLFSPGRTLKKGDPLFPRIETTKKVVKDTAKEDPKVNNETAMIDFPDFQKVDLRVAEVISAEPVPKSKKLLKLKVLADRERTVVAGIAEFYKPEEVIGKKVIIVANLKPARLMGVESEGMVLAAKDASGLRVLTVDGEAEAGTRVS, from the coding sequence ATCATGACGTTTTATATAACCACGCCCATCTATTACGTGAATGCCGAGCCGCACATAGGACACACCTATACTACTCTGGTTGCCGATGCGGCTACACGTTTTCACCGCCTGGCCGGAGACGAGGCCTTTTTCCTTACGGGCACGGATGAACATGGAGATAAGGTGGCCGAGGCCGCTGCCGGGCGTAATATGTCTCCAAAGGAATATGCCGACCACATAAGCAGCATCTTCCGTTCTACCTGGCCCAGATTAAATGTCGCCCCCGACCATTTCATTCGTACCACAGACCCGGCCCATATACGGGCGGTTCAGCATATCCTGAATAAGGTATATGAGAAAGGTGATATCTATTTCGGCGAGTACGGCGGCCTTTATTGTACGGGGTGTGAACGCTTCTATCTGGAACGGGAGCTGATAGGCGGAAAATGTCCGGATCACCAGGTAACGCCGGTATTTGTCAAGGAAAAGAACTACTTCTTCCGTATGAGCCGGTATCAGGACTGGCTGATCGATCATATCAAAAACCACCCTGAGTTTATCACGCCGGAGCGCTATCGGAATGAAGCGCTGTCATTTTTAAGCGAGCCTCTGGAAGACCTCTGTATCTCCAGGCCGCGCTCACGCCTGGAATGGGGGATCCCCCTGCCCTTTGATGACCAGTTTGTCACTTATGTCTGGTTTGATGCCCTCATAAACTATATTTCCGGCCTCGGCTGGCCGGACAGCGCTAATTTTCAGAAGTTCTGGCCCGCGGCAGAACACATCATAGCCAAAGACATACTCAAACCCCATGCCATCTACTGGCCGACCATGCTTAAATCCGCCGGGATTCAGCCTTATCAGCGCCTTCATGTCCACGGGTACTGGAACATAAATGAGAGCAAGATGTCCAAGAGCCTGGGGAACGTGATACGGCCCCTTGATTTATCAGAGACCTACGGCGTGGATACGGTGCGCTACTTTCTCCTGCGGGAAATGGTCTTCGGACTCGACGCCACCTTCAGTGAAGAGGCCCTTATCGCCCGCCGAAACTCCGACCTGGCCAATGACCTGGGCAACCTCTTCAGCCGGGCCCTGACTATGCTTGAGAAATACTGCAACGGCGTTATTCCGCAACCGGGACCCAACGAAGAGATAGACGATATACTGAAACAGCGGACTCTCGAGGCCTCCGGACACTATGGCCGGCACATAAAAGAGTTCGCCTTTCATAAGGCCCTGGCAGAGATATGGGAAGTAATCAATCACGCCAACAAATATATTGTCCGGACCGCCCCCTGGGAATTGGCTAAAGATGAAAAAGATAGAGGGCGGCTGCACACCGTGCTTTATAACCTTACGGAAACGCTCCGTGTGATTGCTATCCAGCTTTCACCGTTTCTCCCGGAGACAGCGGGTAAGATGAGGACGGCCCTGGGCTATCAGGAAACGGAGCGTCCGGCCTATGCAGACAGCATGACCTGGGGTTTATTTTCTCCCGGTCGGACCCTGAAAAAGGGAGACCCTCTTTTCCCGCGCATCGAGACCACAAAGAAGGTAGTGAAAGACACAGCCAAAGAGGATCCTAAAGTGAATAACGAGACGGCCATGATAGATTTTCCGGATTTCCAAAAAGTTGACCTTCGGGTGGCGGAAGTAATCTCCGCTGAGCCGGTTCCGAAGTCCAAAAAACTTTTAAAACTAAAAGTGCTGGCGGACCGGGAGCGTACAGTCGTAGCCGGTATCGCCGAATTCTATAAACCGGAAGAGGTCATTGGCAAGAAGGTTATTATCGTGGCTAATCTAAAGCCGGCCAGGCTGATGGGTGTAGAGTCGGAAGGCATGGTCCTGGCTGCCAAGGATGCCTCCGGACTCCGGGTACTGACCGTTGACGGTGAGGCAGAGGCAGGCACCAGGGTGTCGTGA
- the ricT gene encoding regulatory iron-sulfur-containing complex subunit RicT — MKLIPVRFRENTRGIHADAGPFDLKKGDTVMVITEHGHEPGMVIDQPLSIERETPPEGIPKVERLATEEEIIRYKDNLLKEKEARDFCLEQIRKTNLPMKLIVTERFFDGSKIIFYFTSEGRVDFRELVKTMVQKYHTRIEMRQIGVRNEAKFLGGMGHCGLPLCCASFLSEFEPISIRMAKEQDLPLNPAKISGACGRLLCCLAYECKTYAELKKGLPKIGRKIQTQQGEGRVIRHNTLRSTIVVFLADGSELEVSPADIETGVEKGRKARDEAPAS, encoded by the coding sequence GTGAAGCTGATCCCGGTTCGTTTCCGAGAGAATACTCGGGGAATACATGCTGACGCCGGCCCTTTTGATCTGAAAAAAGGCGATACGGTTATGGTTATAACCGAACATGGTCATGAACCAGGGATGGTTATAGACCAGCCGTTAAGCATAGAAAGGGAGACCCCGCCGGAGGGAATCCCCAAAGTAGAACGGCTGGCCACAGAGGAAGAGATCATCCGGTATAAAGACAATCTTTTGAAAGAAAAAGAGGCCCGGGACTTCTGTCTGGAACAAATCCGGAAGACGAATCTCCCTATGAAGCTGATAGTCACGGAGAGATTCTTTGACGGCAGCAAGATAATTTTTTATTTTACCTCCGAAGGACGGGTTGATTTCCGGGAATTAGTGAAAACCATGGTGCAAAAATATCATACACGCATAGAAATGAGGCAGATTGGCGTGCGAAATGAGGCCAAATTTCTGGGCGGTATGGGCCACTGCGGTCTTCCGTTATGCTGCGCATCTTTTCTTTCCGAATTTGAGCCCATCTCCATCCGTATGGCCAAGGAACAGGACCTGCCCCTGAATCCCGCCAAGATATCCGGGGCCTGTGGCCGCCTCCTCTGCTGCCTGGCTTATGAATGTAAGACCTATGCCGAACTTAAGAAAGGCCTGCCTAAAATAGGCAGAAAAATTCAAACACAACAAGGTGAGGGAAGAGTCATAAGGCACAACACCCTCCGCAGTACTATAGTTGTCTTCCTGGCCGACGGCAGCGAGTTGGAAGTCTCGCCTGCGGATATAGAAACCGGAGTGGAAAAAGGACGCAAGGCCCGGGATGAGGCGCCTGCATCATGA
- the holB gene encoding DNA polymerase III subunit delta' has translation MSFAGILGQDPAIKLLKNSLERGKVAHAYLFYGIEGIGKEKTARALARALNCLSPQGVEACAGKCRSCLKMESGAHPDLVVIKPSGAFIRIEQIRSLQRQLRYKPLEGRYRIIIITNADLLNKESANCLLKTLEEPPDASIIILMATDINELLPTIVSRCQAVPFRPLSPEVIGEYLCSYGDNRFPPAQAALLASLSGGSLGRAVRLADSPLMEMRRDVCIQLISLSRQDMQGLLLLAEDLAGRKEELPEIIAMLSTCLRDSLFLRQGLDERHLMNKDLREVLFEGARQWTEKEIIHGLELLHSAEQAVTRNYNRQLILENLFLQLAH, from the coding sequence ATGTCGTTTGCGGGGATATTGGGACAGGACCCGGCCATTAAATTGCTGAAAAACTCCCTTGAGAGAGGCAAGGTGGCCCACGCCTATCTCTTTTACGGGATCGAAGGCATCGGCAAGGAAAAGACCGCCCGCGCCCTGGCCCGGGCCCTCAATTGTCTATCACCGCAGGGCGTCGAGGCCTGTGCTGGTAAATGCCGCTCATGTCTAAAGATGGAAAGCGGCGCCCATCCGGACCTTGTCGTCATCAAACCAAGCGGGGCCTTTATAAGGATCGAACAAATAAGGTCTTTACAAAGGCAGTTAAGATACAAACCCCTGGAAGGACGTTACCGCATCATTATCATAACCAATGCCGATCTGTTAAATAAAGAATCGGCCAACTGCCTTCTCAAGACCCTGGAGGAACCGCCGGATGCCTCCATTATTATCCTGATGGCTACGGATATAAATGAACTCCTGCCCACCATCGTCTCCCGTTGCCAGGCCGTCCCCTTCCGCCCTCTCTCGCCGGAGGTGATCGGCGAATATCTCTGCTCCTATGGAGATAACAGGTTTCCCCCTGCCCAGGCTGCCCTTCTGGCCTCCCTCTCCGGGGGCAGCCTGGGCAGGGCCGTCAGACTGGCCGATTCTCCGCTTATGGAGATGCGGCGGGATGTCTGCATACAATTAATCTCTCTTTCCAGGCAGGACATGCAAGGCCTGCTGCTCCTGGCCGAAGATCTGGCCGGACGGAAAGAGGAGCTCCCGGAGATTATCGCCATGCTCAGTACCTGCCTCCGGGACTCGTTGTTCTTACGGCAGGGGCTGGATGAGAGACACCTCATGAATAAAGACCTGAGAGAGGTTCTTTTTGAGGGCGCCCGGCAATGGACAGAGAAAGAGATTATACATGGCCTGGAACTCCTGCACAGCGCTGAGCAGGCCGTTACCAGGAATTATAACCGGCAATTGATATTAGAAAATCTATTTTTGCAGCTAGCCCATTAA
- a CDS encoding HD domain-containing protein, with protein sequence MQKKGIYIKDIRPNNPVRGIFLVKGKTSALTKNGAFYLAVTLADKTGEIEARVWERGEERDGLFKKGDYISIEAQAESYRDQTQLNIMHLTPCSPETVEATAFLPSSSRDSEEMWRELKELAKKVRDPHLTLLLNGFFHDKKFRQRFSVAPAAKRMHHAYLGGLLEHTLSVTTLVTGAVKNYPELDKDLLVTGSILHDIGKITEFTYPPEYSFFDYTDEGRLVGHLVIGAQMVQEKIEAIPHFPEDKAMLLKHLILSHHGEYETGSPKRPKTAEAFVLHLLDDLDAKVNAIKSLKKAQLEPSARWSGFFRPLDRYIYFGEEGLEKTPEPPQEGKTAASPRRTAGETYSLLDRLKTGDK encoded by the coding sequence ATGCAGAAAAAAGGTATTTACATAAAGGATATCCGGCCTAATAACCCGGTGCGCGGGATATTTCTGGTCAAGGGGAAGACCTCCGCTTTGACCAAAAATGGCGCATTTTATCTGGCCGTTACCTTGGCGGACAAGACCGGTGAGATAGAGGCCCGCGTCTGGGAAAGGGGCGAGGAAAGGGACGGCCTTTTTAAAAAAGGGGATTATATCTCTATAGAGGCCCAGGCCGAATCCTACCGTGACCAGACCCAGTTGAACATAATGCACCTTACCCCGTGCAGTCCGGAGACCGTGGAGGCCACGGCCTTTCTGCCCTCTTCATCCAGAGACAGCGAAGAGATGTGGCGGGAATTAAAGGAATTAGCCAAAAAGGTCCGTGACCCTCATTTGACGCTGCTATTAAACGGCTTTTTTCACGACAAAAAGTTTCGGCAGCGTTTCAGTGTGGCTCCCGCGGCCAAACGTATGCATCATGCCTATCTGGGCGGCCTTCTGGAACACACCTTGTCCGTGACTACTTTAGTAACCGGCGCGGTAAAAAATTACCCGGAACTTGATAAAGACCTCCTCGTCACCGGAAGCATTCTTCACGACATCGGCAAGATAACAGAATTCACTTACCCGCCGGAGTACAGTTTTTTTGATTATACGGATGAGGGCCGGCTGGTCGGCCATCTGGTGATCGGGGCCCAGATGGTGCAGGAAAAGATCGAGGCCATACCCCACTTTCCCGAAGATAAGGCCATGCTCTTGAAACACCTCATCCTCAGCCATCACGGGGAATACGAAACCGGATCGCCGAAGCGGCCCAAGACGGCCGAGGCCTTCGTCTTGCACCTTTTAGACGACCTGGACGCCAAGGTCAACGCCATAAAAAGCCTTAAGAAGGCGCAGTTGGAACCCTCGGCCCGCTGGAGCGGTTTTTTCCGCCCTCTGGATCGCTATATCTATTTTGGGGAGGAAGGCCTTGAAAAAACGCCGGAGCCTCCTCAGGAAGGAAAGACCGCCGCTTCGCCGCGGCGAACGGCCGGAGAGACCTACAGCCTGTTGGACAGATTGAAGACCGGAGATAAATAG
- a CDS encoding phosphoribosylformylglycinamidine synthase subunit PurS, which yields MVHRIEVMLKKSLRDAFGEKIRKRINEDIHLPVRSVRTIKVFTIDTEVASTLVEELAGQLFCDSISQEYSIDRPLADAFDWLIEVGFRPGVTDNEGKTARESLELAIGRKLNRGEGVYTSTQYALTGDLSLKDVERIATGLLANTLIQSFRIKDRSEWDKTTGMPPLVPRVVADTRPGVEEIDLAVSDERLLAISRERVLALNLAEMKVIRDYITSPETLAHRRSLGLSEKVTDVELECLAQTWSEHCKHKIFNGRIHYTDETGDTRIINSLFDTYIKDSTRLIREAKGENDFCLSVFRDNAGVIKFNDEWSLAFKVETHNSPSALDPYGGALTGIVGVNRDPFGTGKGAKLIFNTDVFCFAPPDYDKPLPPRLLHPKRIFEGVREGVEHGGNKSGIPTVNGCLIFDERYLGKPLVFCGTGGIMPAVVCGGPSHIKKAEPGDFIVMTGGRIGKDGIHGATFSSEELHEGSPATAVQIGDPITQKKMTDFLLAARDRCLYRSITDNGAGGLSSSVGEMAQDCGGFELQLEKAPLKYAGLNPWEIFLSEAQERMTLAVSPDNKDAFLALAEKMGVEATVLGRFNDNGKFLVTYEGKTVACLDMEFVHNGLPQMELVAIWTPPKHPEPDIPEAEDLTSTLETMLGRLNICSKEYVVRQYDHEVQGGGVIKPLSGRNGDGPSDAAVIRPVLSSFEGIVVANGICPRYSDIDTYHMMACAIDEAVRNAIASGGNLGHLAGLDNFCWCDPIQSEKTPDGRYKLAQLVRANQALYDYTTAYGVPCISGKDSMKNDYLVENTKISIPPTVLFSVLGKIDDVRRVQTMDAKAPGDLVYVIGLTKPEMGGSEYFALHDYIGNEVPRVEAAAAKLTYEKLARAIKEGLVASCHDCSDGGLGVALAETAFAGGLGMKIDLAAVPGEDIERDDFLLFSESQSRFVVTVHPDREEAFSAAMQGTTLARIGRVTEEPVLICNGLRGDIVVSAAIARLKEAWQRPLRW from the coding sequence ATGGTTCATCGCATCGAAGTAATGCTCAAAAAATCACTGCGTGACGCCTTTGGTGAGAAGATCCGAAAGAGGATCAACGAGGATATTCACCTCCCTGTTCGTTCCGTGCGGACTATCAAGGTATTTACGATTGATACCGAGGTTGCCTCCACTCTGGTAGAAGAATTGGCCGGCCAGCTCTTTTGTGACTCTATCAGCCAGGAATATTCCATTGACCGTCCTCTGGCCGATGCATTTGATTGGCTTATCGAGGTGGGGTTCAGGCCGGGTGTGACTGATAATGAGGGGAAAACGGCCCGGGAATCCCTTGAACTGGCCATCGGACGGAAATTGAACAGGGGCGAAGGGGTTTATACCTCTACACAGTATGCCCTCACCGGTGATCTGTCCCTGAAAGACGTAGAACGCATAGCCACCGGCCTCCTGGCCAACACCCTTATCCAGAGTTTCCGCATCAAGGATCGATCTGAATGGGATAAGACCACGGGGATGCCGCCTCTTGTTCCCAGGGTAGTCGCCGATACACGTCCCGGTGTTGAGGAGATTGATCTTGCGGTGAGTGACGAAAGACTTCTGGCCATAAGCCGCGAGCGGGTACTGGCCCTTAACCTTGCTGAGATGAAGGTCATTCGGGATTACATCACCTCTCCGGAGACTCTGGCCCATCGCCGGAGTCTCGGCCTGAGCGAAAAGGTCACGGATGTGGAGTTGGAATGCCTGGCCCAAACCTGGTCCGAACACTGTAAGCATAAGATATTTAACGGCCGTATCCACTATACGGACGAAACCGGTGATACCAGGATTATTAACAGCCTTTTTGATACTTATATAAAAGACTCTACCCGGCTCATCCGTGAGGCCAAAGGAGAAAACGACTTCTGCCTTTCCGTCTTCCGTGATAACGCCGGGGTGATCAAGTTTAACGATGAATGGAGCCTGGCCTTTAAAGTTGAGACCCACAACAGTCCCTCGGCCCTTGATCCTTACGGCGGGGCCCTTACCGGCATAGTCGGGGTTAATCGCGACCCTTTCGGCACCGGCAAGGGGGCCAAGCTCATCTTCAATACCGATGTCTTCTGCTTTGCGCCCCCGGATTACGATAAGCCCCTGCCCCCCCGGCTCCTCCACCCCAAACGCATCTTTGAGGGCGTGCGGGAAGGCGTGGAACACGGCGGGAACAAAAGCGGCATCCCCACCGTAAACGGCTGCCTCATATTTGACGAACGCTATCTGGGTAAACCGCTGGTCTTCTGCGGGACAGGCGGCATCATGCCTGCCGTCGTATGCGGCGGGCCTTCGCATATCAAAAAGGCCGAGCCGGGAGATTTTATCGTCATGACCGGCGGCCGCATCGGTAAAGACGGCATACATGGGGCCACGTTTTCTTCCGAGGAATTGCATGAAGGATCACCGGCCACGGCAGTGCAGATCGGAGACCCCATCACCCAGAAAAAGATGACGGATTTTCTCCTGGCAGCCCGCGACCGGTGTCTTTACCGGAGCATAACCGATAACGGGGCCGGAGGCCTTTCGTCCTCCGTAGGCGAGATGGCCCAGGACTGCGGGGGCTTTGAGCTTCAACTGGAGAAGGCCCCGCTCAAGTATGCCGGTCTTAACCCCTGGGAGATATTTCTCTCCGAGGCCCAGGAGCGCATGACCCTGGCCGTGTCCCCGGATAATAAAGACGCCTTCCTGGCCCTGGCCGAAAAAATGGGCGTGGAGGCCACGGTTCTGGGCCGGTTTAATGACAACGGGAAGTTTCTGGTCACCTATGAGGGAAAGACAGTGGCCTGCCTGGATATGGAATTTGTCCACAACGGGCTGCCCCAAATGGAACTGGTGGCCATCTGGACGCCTCCAAAACACCCTGAACCGGACATTCCGGAGGCAGAAGACCTCACTTCCACCCTGGAGACCATGCTCGGCCGCCTGAATATATGCAGTAAAGAATACGTGGTCCGGCAGTACGATCATGAGGTACAGGGCGGAGGCGTTATCAAGCCCCTTTCCGGGCGAAATGGTGATGGCCCCAGCGATGCCGCGGTCATCAGGCCGGTGCTCTCGTCTTTTGAAGGGATTGTGGTAGCCAACGGCATCTGTCCCCGCTACAGTGATATAGACACCTATCACATGATGGCCTGTGCCATTGATGAGGCCGTACGCAACGCCATAGCCTCCGGCGGAAATCTCGGGCATCTGGCCGGACTGGATAACTTCTGCTGGTGTGATCCCATTCAATCCGAAAAGACGCCGGACGGCCGCTACAAACTGGCCCAACTGGTCCGCGCCAATCAGGCCCTGTACGATTACACCACGGCCTATGGCGTGCCGTGCATCTCCGGCAAGGACAGCATGAAAAACGACTACCTCGTGGAGAATACAAAGATATCCATCCCGCCCACGGTGCTCTTTTCCGTCTTGGGAAAGATTGACGATGTCCGCCGGGTGCAGACCATGGACGCCAAGGCGCCGGGCGACCTGGTATATGTCATAGGTCTCACTAAACCGGAGATGGGCGGCTCGGAATACTTCGCCCTGCATGACTACATCGGAAACGAAGTCCCAAGGGTAGAGGCCGCAGCCGCGAAACTGACCTACGAAAAGCTTGCCAGGGCCATCAAAGAAGGACTTGTCGCCTCCTGCCATGACTGTTCGGACGGGGGGTTAGGGGTAGCCCTGGCGGAAACGGCCTTCGCCGGCGGGTTGGGCATGAAGATCGACCTGGCCGCTGTACCCGGAGAGGATATCGAACGCGATGACTTCCTCCTCTTTTCCGAATCCCAGAGCCGTTTTGTGGTGACTGTTCACCCGGACAGAGAAGAGGCGTTTAGCGCCGCCATGCAGGGTACAACCCTGGCCCGCATAGGCCGGGTGACTGAAGAGCCGGTCCTGATTTGTAACGGCCTGAGAGGTGATATAGTGGTATCGGCGGCCATAGCCCGGCTCAAAGAGGCCTGGCAAAGACCCCTGCGCTGGTAG
- the rnk gene encoding nucleoside diphosphate kinase regulator has translation MPERNIYITEFDKARLEELIAVADEFGGHDRKDLDSLAEELDQAEIVSSKDIPPDVVTMNSKVVLRDLSTSEKMTYILVFPSDANIDTGAISILAPVGTAILGYAKGDIIEWPVPSGIRRICIEEVLYQPEAAGDYHL, from the coding sequence ATGCCAGAAAGAAATATATACATCACCGAATTTGATAAAGCGCGACTCGAGGAACTCATTGCGGTGGCTGATGAGTTCGGCGGTCATGACAGGAAAGATTTAGATTCTTTGGCAGAAGAGTTGGATCAAGCGGAGATCGTGTCCTCCAAAGACATACCACCCGACGTGGTGACCATGAACTCGAAGGTCGTTCTTCGTGATTTAAGCACTTCTGAGAAAATGACTTATATTTTAGTATTTCCCAGCGATGCGAACATCGATACGGGAGCTATCTCAATCCTCGCACCTGTGGGAACGGCGATTCTGGGTTATGCCAAAGGAGATATTATTGAATGGCCGGTTCCATCTGGAATACGCCGTATTTGCATCGAAGAAGTTCTTTACCAGCCCGAAGCGGCCGGCGATTATCATCTATAG